The genomic interval ATGGCAAACAGGCAGCGGCACGCAAACGAACATGAACGTAAATGAGGTTATTGCTAACCGTGCGAATAACTTGCTTGCAGAACGCGGAAGCGAAGTGCGCATCCACCCGAATGATGACGTAAACCGCTCACAAAGCTCGAATGATACATTCCCTGCAGCGATGCATATTGCTGGCGTAATTGCGCTCGAGGATCGCTTGCTTCCATCTCTTGATCTACTGAATGGCACGCTTCGTGCGAAAGCGGAGAAGTTTAACGATATTGTGAAAATCGGGCGTACTCATCTTCAAGATGCTACACCAATTACGCTTGGTCAAGAAATCAGCGGCTGGTACTCCATGCTGGACAGAACGCGCGCCATGTTAGTTCAAAGCGTAGAAACGATGCGCGATCTAGCGCTTGGCGGTACGGCAGTTGGTACGGGCCTTAACGCTCACCCTGACTTTGCAGTTGCAGTAGCGCAAGAAGTAACGGCGCTTACGGGCAAAACATTTGTAACGGCGGAGAACAAATTCCACTCGCTTACAAGCCACGACCAAATCGTATACACGCATGGTGCCGTAAAAGCGCTGGCGGCTGATTTGATGAAAATTGCAAACGATGTAAGATGGCTGGCAAGCGGTCCTCGCTGCGGCATCGGTGAAATTTCGATTCCAGAGAACGAGCCGGGCAGCTCGATTATGCCAGGTAAAGTTAATCCAACGCAAAGTGAAGCTTTGACGATGGCAGTATGCCAAGTGATTGGCAATGATACGGCTATTTCGATGGCAGCAAGCCAAGGAAACTTCGAGCTAAACGTATTCAAACCAGTTATCATTTATAACTTCCTGCAATCAGTAGCCCTTCTTGCTGATGGCATGGTTTCATTCAACGACAACTGTGCGGTTGGCATTGAGCCAAACGAAGCAGTAATCAAACGTAATCTGGATCAGTCGCTGATGCTGGTCACAGCGCTTAATCCGCATATCGGCTACGAGAATGCGGCTGCCATTGCCAAAAACGCACACAAAAAAGGACTAACATTGAAGGAGTCGGCTATCGCGAGCGGCTTGCTTACTTCAGAGCAATTCGATGAATTTGTTCGTCCCGAAAACATGATCGGAAAGCGTTAATAAATAGCTAAATAAGAAAGGATCAGCTCTTGTCTCATGGGACAAGGTGCTGATTCTTTTTGCTGTACAGAGGTTCATGTTATGATATGGGCTTTTTATGGTATGATACGAGGGGCTGCAATCGCAGCAATACTATTCCAAAAAAGTAGGTTTGTCTCATGCATTTATTGTCTGTAGAACATATAACGAAGAGCTATGGCGAGAAGCTATTGTTCGAAAATGTAACATTT from Paenibacillus sp. FSL K6-3182 carries:
- the fumC gene encoding class II fumarate hydratase; amino-acid sequence: MDYRIEKDTMGEIQVPADKLWGAQTQRSLQNFKISGERMPIEVVYAMAYIKKAAAQANEKLGVLDAAKSAIIGEAVDEIVSGKWDEHFPLVVWQTGSGTQTNMNVNEVIANRANNLLAERGSEVRIHPNDDVNRSQSSNDTFPAAMHIAGVIALEDRLLPSLDLLNGTLRAKAEKFNDIVKIGRTHLQDATPITLGQEISGWYSMLDRTRAMLVQSVETMRDLALGGTAVGTGLNAHPDFAVAVAQEVTALTGKTFVTAENKFHSLTSHDQIVYTHGAVKALAADLMKIANDVRWLASGPRCGIGEISIPENEPGSSIMPGKVNPTQSEALTMAVCQVIGNDTAISMAASQGNFELNVFKPVIIYNFLQSVALLADGMVSFNDNCAVGIEPNEAVIKRNLDQSLMLVTALNPHIGYENAAAIAKNAHKKGLTLKESAIASGLLTSEQFDEFVRPENMIGKR